From one Mycobacterium colombiense CECT 3035 genomic stretch:
- a CDS encoding succinate dehydrogenase iron-sulfur subunit — protein MAESAGTEEAAEVETSLDPPLPAIPDGAVMVTVKIARFNPDQPDAFAETGGWQSFRVPCLPSDRMLNLLIYIKSYLDGTLTFRRSCAHGVCGSDAMRINGVNRLACKVLMRDLLPKKPGKALTITVEPIRGLPVEKDLVVDMEPFFDAYRAVKPYLVTTGNPPTRERIQSPTDRARYDDTTKCILCAACTTSCPIFWHEGSYYGPAAIVNAHRFIFDSRDEAAAERLDILNEVDGVWRCRTTFNCTEACPRGIEITKAIQEVKRAIMFSR, from the coding sequence ATGGCCGAGAGCGCCGGAACCGAAGAGGCAGCCGAGGTCGAGACCAGCCTGGACCCGCCGCTGCCGGCGATTCCCGACGGCGCGGTGATGGTGACGGTCAAGATCGCCCGGTTCAATCCCGACCAGCCCGACGCCTTCGCGGAAACCGGTGGCTGGCAAAGCTTTCGGGTGCCCTGCCTGCCCAGCGACCGGATGCTCAACCTGCTGATCTACATCAAGAGCTACCTGGACGGGACGCTGACCTTCCGGCGCTCCTGCGCACACGGGGTGTGCGGATCGGACGCCATGCGCATCAACGGTGTCAACCGGCTGGCGTGCAAGGTGCTGATGCGTGACCTGCTGCCGAAAAAGCCGGGTAAGGCGCTGACGATCACCGTCGAACCGATCCGCGGGCTGCCGGTGGAGAAGGACCTGGTGGTCGACATGGAGCCGTTCTTCGACGCCTACCGCGCGGTGAAGCCGTACCTGGTCACCACCGGCAACCCGCCCACCCGCGAACGCATTCAGAGCCCCACCGACCGCGCCCGCTACGACGACACCACCAAGTGCATCCTGTGCGCGGCGTGCACCACCAGTTGCCCGATCTTCTGGCACGAGGGCAGTTACTACGGCCCGGCGGCGATCGTCAACGCGCACCGCTTCATCTTCGACAGCCGCGACGAGGCCGCCGCCGAGCGCCTGGACATCCTCAACGAGGTCGACGGGGTGTGGCGCTGCCGCACCACGTTCAACTGCACCGAGGCCTGCCCCCGCGGCATCGAGATCACCAAGGCGATCCAAGAGGTCAAGCGCGCGATCATGTTCTCCCGCTAG
- the sdhA gene encoding succinate dehydrogenase flavoprotein subunit — protein MIQQHRYDVVIVGAGGAGMRAAVEAGPRVRTAVLTKLYPTRSHTGAAQGGMCAALANVEEDNWEWHTFDTVKGGDYLADQDAVEIMCKEAIDAVLDLEKMGMPFNRTPEGRIDQRRFGGHTRDHGKAPVRRACYAADRTGHMILQTLYQNCVKHDVQFFNEFYALDLVLTQTPSGPVATGVVAYELATGDIHVFHAKAVVLATGGSGRMYKTTSNAHTLTGDGIGIVFRKGLPLEDMEFHQFHPTGLAGLGILISEAVRGEGGRLLNGEGERFMERYAPTIVDLAPRDIVARSMVLEVLEGRGAGPHKDYVYIDVRHLGEDVLEAKLPDITEFARTYLGVDPVHELVPVYPTCHYVMGGIPTTVTGQVLRDNTSTVPGLYAAGECACVSVHGANRLGTNSLLDINVFGRRAGIAAANYARGHDFVDMPPQPEAMVVGWVGDILSEHGNERVADIRIALQQSMDNNAAVFRTEETLKQALTDIHALKERYARISVHDKGKRFNSDLLEAIELGFLLELAEVTVVGALNRKESRGGHAREDYPNRDDVNFMRHTMAYKQGSDLLSDIALDFKPVVQTRYEPKERKY, from the coding sequence GTGATCCAGCAACACCGATACGACGTGGTGATCGTCGGCGCGGGTGGTGCCGGCATGCGGGCCGCGGTGGAGGCGGGTCCGCGGGTGCGCACCGCGGTGCTGACCAAGCTCTACCCGACCCGCAGCCACACCGGCGCCGCCCAGGGCGGCATGTGCGCGGCGCTGGCCAACGTCGAAGAGGACAACTGGGAATGGCACACGTTCGACACGGTCAAGGGCGGCGACTACCTCGCCGACCAGGACGCCGTGGAGATCATGTGCAAGGAAGCCATCGACGCGGTGCTGGACCTGGAGAAGATGGGGATGCCGTTCAACCGCACCCCCGAGGGCCGCATCGATCAGCGCCGGTTCGGCGGGCACACCCGCGACCACGGCAAGGCCCCGGTGCGCCGCGCCTGTTATGCCGCCGACCGCACCGGCCACATGATCCTGCAGACGCTGTACCAGAACTGCGTCAAGCACGACGTGCAGTTCTTCAACGAGTTCTATGCGCTGGACCTGGTTTTGACGCAGACGCCCAGCGGGCCGGTGGCCACCGGCGTGGTCGCCTACGAGCTTGCCACCGGCGACATCCACGTCTTCCACGCCAAGGCGGTCGTGCTCGCCACCGGCGGCTCGGGCCGGATGTACAAGACCACCTCCAACGCGCACACCCTGACCGGTGACGGCATCGGCATCGTCTTCCGCAAGGGACTTCCTTTGGAGGACATGGAGTTTCACCAATTCCATCCGACCGGCCTGGCGGGCCTGGGCATCCTGATCTCCGAGGCGGTGCGCGGCGAGGGCGGCCGGCTGCTCAACGGCGAGGGTGAGCGCTTCATGGAGCGCTACGCCCCCACGATCGTCGACCTGGCCCCGCGCGACATCGTGGCCCGCTCCATGGTTTTGGAGGTCCTGGAAGGCCGCGGCGCGGGCCCGCACAAGGACTACGTCTACATCGACGTCCGCCACCTCGGCGAGGACGTGCTGGAGGCCAAGCTGCCCGACATCACCGAGTTCGCCCGCACCTACCTGGGCGTTGACCCGGTGCACGAGCTGGTCCCCGTCTACCCGACCTGCCACTACGTGATGGGCGGCATCCCGACGACGGTCACCGGACAGGTGTTGCGGGACAACACTTCCACGGTGCCGGGGCTGTACGCGGCCGGCGAGTGCGCGTGCGTGTCGGTGCACGGGGCCAACCGGCTGGGCACCAATTCGCTGCTGGACATCAACGTGTTCGGCCGGCGGGCCGGCATCGCCGCGGCCAATTACGCGCGGGGGCATGACTTCGTGGACATGCCGCCGCAGCCCGAGGCGATGGTCGTCGGCTGGGTCGGCGACATCTTGAGCGAGCACGGCAACGAGCGCGTGGCCGACATCCGCATCGCCCTGCAGCAGTCGATGGACAACAACGCCGCGGTGTTCCGCACCGAGGAGACGCTCAAGCAGGCGCTCACCGACATCCACGCCCTCAAGGAGCGCTACGCCCGAATCAGCGTGCACGACAAGGGAAAACGATTCAACAGCGACCTACTGGAGGCCATCGAGCTGGGCTTTTTGCTGGAGCTCGCCGAGGTCACCGTGGTCGGTGCGCTCAATCGCAAGGAGTCGCGCGGCGGCCACGCCCGCGAGGACTACCCGAACCGCGACGACGTCAACTTCATGCGCCACACGATGGCCTACAAGCAGGGCAGCGACCTGCTGAGCGACATCGCGCTGGACTTCAAGCCGGTGGTGCAGACGCGCTACGAACCCAAAGAACGGAAGTACTGA
- a CDS encoding succinate dehydrogenase hydrophobic membrane anchor subunit: MSSPDLQLGRGEVAPVKQRLYDRPASLDNPRSPRRRAGIPNFEKFAWLFMRFSGIALFVLAIGHLFIMLMWDNGVYRIDFNYVAQRWASPFWQFWDLALLWLAQLHGGNGLRTIIDDYSRKDSTRFWLNSLLLLSMGFTLVLGTYVLLTFDPNIGG; the protein is encoded by the coding sequence ATGAGCAGTCCGGACCTGCAGCTGGGCCGGGGCGAGGTCGCCCCGGTCAAACAGCGCCTCTACGACCGTCCCGCCAGCCTGGACAACCCCCGCTCACCGCGGCGGCGGGCCGGCATCCCCAATTTCGAGAAGTTCGCCTGGCTGTTCATGCGGTTCTCCGGGATCGCGCTGTTCGTGCTGGCGATCGGCCACCTGTTCATCATGCTGATGTGGGATAACGGCGTTTACCGCATCGACTTCAACTACGTGGCGCAGCGCTGGGCGTCGCCGTTCTGGCAGTTCTGGGACCTGGCGCTGCTGTGGCTGGCGCAGCTGCACGGCGGCAACGGGCTGCGCACCATCATCGACGACTACAGCCGCAAGGACAGCACCCGGTTCTGGCTCAACAGCCTGCTGCTGTTGTCCATGGGCTTCACGTTGGTGCTGGGCACCTATGTGCTGCTGACATTCGACCCCAATATCGGAGGCTAA
- the sdhC gene encoding succinate dehydrogenase, cytochrome b556 subunit — translation MWSWVLHRISGATIFFFLFVHVLDAAMLRVSPQTYNAVIHDYQMPIVGVMEYGLVAAVLFHGLNGIRVILIDFWSEGPRHQKLMFWIVGIVFLLLMVPAGVVTVIHMMEHFR, via the coding sequence ATGTGGTCGTGGGTGCTGCACCGGATCAGCGGCGCGACGATCTTCTTTTTCCTGTTCGTCCACGTGCTGGACGCCGCGATGCTGCGGGTGAGCCCGCAGACGTACAACGCGGTGATCCACGACTACCAGATGCCCATCGTCGGCGTGATGGAATACGGCCTGGTCGCGGCGGTGCTCTTCCACGGCCTGAACGGGATCCGGGTGATCCTGATCGACTTCTGGTCCGAGGGGCCGCGCCACCAGAAGCTGATGTTCTGGATCGTCGGCATCGTGTTCCTGCTGCTGATGGTCCCCGCCGGCGTGGTGACCGTCATCCACATGATGGAGCACTTCCGATGA
- a CDS encoding cytidine deaminase, whose amino-acid sequence MPEIDWNMLRDKAIDVSTGAYAPYSRFRVGAAALVDDGRVVTGCNVENISYGLGLCAECAVVCALHSTGGGRLVALACVDGRGSVLMPCGRCRQVLLEHGGAELLIDHPGGPRRLGDLLPDAFGPDDLTAGRG is encoded by the coding sequence ATGCCTGAGATCGACTGGAATATGTTGCGGGACAAGGCAATCGACGTCTCTACGGGTGCCTACGCACCCTACTCGCGGTTCCGGGTCGGGGCGGCCGCACTGGTCGACGACGGCCGCGTGGTCACCGGCTGCAATGTGGAGAACATCTCATATGGCCTTGGTCTCTGTGCCGAGTGTGCGGTGGTGTGCGCCCTGCATTCCACCGGCGGTGGCCGCCTGGTGGCGCTGGCATGCGTGGACGGACGGGGATCGGTGCTGATGCCGTGCGGGCGGTGCCGTCAGGTGCTGCTCGAACACGGCGGCGCCGAGCTGCTGATCGACCACCCGGGCGGGCCGCGCCGGCTCGGCGACCTGCTGCCGGACGCCTTCGGCCCCGACGACCTGACCGCGGGGCGCGGCTGA
- a CDS encoding thymidine phosphorylase yields the protein MTESAFDAPTVIRTKRDGGRLSDAAIDWVIGAYTDGRVAEEQMAALLMAILLRGMDPGETARWTAAMLASGDTLDFGDLGLTTVDKHSTGGVGDKITLPLVPVVAACGAAVPQASGRGLGHTGGTLDKLESIAGFSAELSSRRVREQLRDVGAAIFAAGDLAPADAKLYALRDITATVESLPLIASSIMSKKLAEGAGALVLDVKVGSGALLASEAQSRELAHTMVELGAAHGVPTRALLTDMNRPLGATVGNALEVAESLEVLAGGGPPDVVELTLRLATEMLELAGIDDRDPADTLRDGTAMDRFRRLIAAQGGDLTVPLPVAGHAETVIAPAGGTMGDIDAMAVGLGAWRLGAGRSRPGERVQLGAGIRIHRRPGEPVTAGEPLFTLYTDTPERFAAALAELDGGWSVERTPPASRPLIIDRIVT from the coding sequence GTGACTGAGTCCGCGTTCGACGCGCCCACGGTGATCAGGACCAAGCGCGACGGCGGCCGGTTGTCCGACGCCGCCATCGACTGGGTGATCGGCGCCTACACCGACGGCCGGGTGGCCGAGGAGCAGATGGCGGCGCTGCTGATGGCGATCCTGCTGCGCGGTATGGACCCCGGCGAGACCGCGCGGTGGACGGCGGCGATGCTGGCCTCGGGCGACACGCTCGACTTCGGCGACCTGGGCCTGACCACGGTCGACAAGCATTCCACCGGCGGCGTTGGCGACAAGATCACCCTGCCGCTGGTGCCCGTCGTCGCCGCCTGCGGAGCCGCGGTCCCGCAGGCGTCGGGACGCGGGCTCGGTCACACCGGCGGCACCCTGGACAAGCTGGAGTCCATCGCCGGGTTCAGCGCCGAGCTGTCCAGCCGGCGGGTGCGCGAGCAGCTGCGCGACGTGGGCGCGGCCATCTTCGCCGCCGGCGACCTGGCGCCGGCAGACGCCAAGCTCTACGCGCTGCGCGACATCACCGCCACGGTGGAATCGCTGCCGCTGATCGCCAGCTCGATCATGAGCAAGAAGCTGGCCGAGGGGGCCGGCGCGCTGGTGCTCGACGTGAAGGTCGGCTCCGGGGCGCTGCTGGCCTCGGAGGCGCAGAGCCGCGAACTGGCGCACACGATGGTCGAGCTCGGCGCGGCGCACGGGGTGCCCACCCGCGCGCTGCTGACCGACATGAACCGGCCGCTGGGGGCGACCGTCGGCAATGCCCTGGAGGTCGCCGAGTCGCTCGAGGTGCTGGCCGGGGGCGGCCCGCCCGACGTCGTCGAGCTGACGCTGCGGCTGGCCACCGAGATGCTCGAGCTGGCCGGGATCGACGACCGCGATCCCGCCGACACCCTGCGCGACGGCACCGCGATGGACCGGTTCCGCCGGCTCATCGCGGCCCAGGGCGGCGATTTGACGGTGCCGCTGCCCGTCGCCGGGCATGCCGAGACCGTGATCGCCCCCGCGGGCGGCACAATGGGCGATATCGACGCGATGGCAGTGGGGCTGGGGGCATGGCGGCTCGGTGCGGGCAGGTCCCGCCCGGGTGAGCGCGTGCAGTTGGGCGCGGGTATCCGCATCCACCGCCGCCCCGGCGAGCCGGTCACCGCCGGTGAGCCGTTGTTCACCCTCTACACCGACACCCCGGAGCGCTTCGCCGCCGCGCTCGCCGAGCTGGACGGCGGGTGGAGCGTCGAGCGCACACCTCCGGCCTCCCGACCCCTGATCATCGATCGGATCGTCACATGA
- a CDS encoding adenosine deaminase, with protein sequence MTTPLGLEQIRKAPKALLHDHLDGGLRPSTVLDIAAQVGYDGLPATDVDELATWFRTRSHSGSLERYLEPFSHTVAVMQTPEALHRVAFECVEDLAEDSVVYAEVRFAPELHIDRGLSFDEIVEAVLAGFADGEKACAAENRPIVVRLLVTAMRHAAVSREIAELAIRFRDKGVVGFDIAGAEAGNPPTRHLEAFDYMRDHNARFTIHAGEAFGLPSIHEAIAFCGADRLGHGVRIVDDIEVSDDGRVRLGQQASILRDKRIPLELCPSSNVQTGAVKSIAEHPFDLLARARFRVTVNTDNRLMSDTFMSREMHRLVEAFGYGWSDLERFTINAMKSAFIPFDERLAIIDEVIKPRYAVLIG encoded by the coding sequence ATGACCACACCGCTGGGACTCGAGCAGATCAGAAAGGCCCCCAAGGCCCTGCTGCACGATCACCTCGACGGCGGGCTGCGCCCGTCGACCGTGCTGGACATCGCCGCGCAGGTCGGCTACGACGGGCTGCCCGCCACCGACGTCGACGAGCTGGCGACGTGGTTTCGCACCCGTTCGCACAGCGGCTCTTTGGAGCGCTACCTGGAGCCCTTTTCGCACACCGTGGCCGTGATGCAGACGCCCGAGGCGCTGCATCGGGTGGCCTTTGAGTGCGTGGAGGATCTGGCCGAGGACTCGGTGGTCTACGCCGAGGTCCGGTTCGCGCCCGAGCTGCACATCGATCGCGGGCTGTCCTTCGACGAGATCGTCGAGGCCGTGCTGGCCGGGTTCGCCGACGGCGAGAAGGCGTGTGCGGCCGAGAATCGGCCGATCGTGGTGCGCCTGCTGGTCACCGCGATGCGGCACGCGGCGGTCTCCCGCGAGATCGCCGAGCTGGCGATCCGGTTCCGGGACAAGGGCGTCGTCGGCTTCGACATCGCCGGCGCCGAGGCCGGCAACCCGCCGACGCGGCACCTGGAAGCGTTCGATTACATGCGAGACCACAACGCGCGCTTCACCATTCACGCCGGTGAGGCGTTCGGCCTGCCGTCCATTCACGAGGCGATCGCCTTCTGCGGCGCGGACCGGCTGGGCCACGGGGTGCGCATCGTCGACGACATCGAGGTGTCCGACGACGGGCGCGTCCGGCTGGGTCAACAGGCATCCATCTTGCGGGACAAGCGAATTCCGCTGGAACTGTGCCCCAGCTCCAACGTGCAGACCGGTGCGGTCAAGAGCATCGCCGAGCATCCGTTCGATCTGCTGGCCCGCGCCCGCTTCCGGGTAACCGTCAACACCGACAACCGGCTGATGAGCGACACCTTCATGAGTCGCGAAATGCACCGGCTCGTCGAGGCTTTCGGCTACGGGTGGAGCGACCTCGAGCGCTTCACCATCAACGCGATGAAGTCCGCGTTCATCCCGTTCGACGAGCGGCTGGCGATCATCGACGAGGTGATCAAGCCGCGCTATGCCGTGCTGATCGGCTAG
- a CDS encoding GntR family transcriptional regulator, whose protein sequence is MAAKDPRAGTAKDRALDYVKTQVLTGEFPGGELISEGDVATALGMSRTPVREAFLRLEAEGLLRLYPQRGALVVPVSPDEVRAVMEARLVLEQFAAGKVIGRGPAVCAVVFERQSGELRRQRDAVAAADWREFLESDRAFHAITLEESGNAILSAFYSTLRDRQMRMIGESALREPDRVATIMAEHGDIAEALRDGDLPRALRAVQTHLASTVRAMGLSAQPDPFWATGFGARAAD, encoded by the coding sequence GTGGCAGCAAAGGATCCCCGGGCGGGCACGGCCAAGGACCGCGCGCTGGACTACGTCAAGACGCAGGTCCTCACCGGCGAGTTCCCCGGCGGCGAGCTGATCAGCGAGGGCGACGTCGCCACCGCGCTCGGGATGTCGCGCACCCCGGTGCGCGAGGCGTTCCTGCGACTGGAGGCCGAGGGGCTGTTGCGGCTCTATCCACAGCGCGGCGCCCTGGTGGTCCCGGTCTCGCCCGACGAGGTGCGGGCGGTCATGGAGGCCCGGCTGGTGCTCGAGCAGTTCGCGGCCGGCAAGGTGATCGGTCGCGGTCCGGCCGTCTGCGCCGTGGTCTTCGAACGGCAGTCGGGCGAGCTGCGCCGGCAGCGCGACGCGGTGGCGGCGGCCGACTGGCGGGAGTTCCTGGAGTCCGACCGGGCCTTCCACGCCATCACCCTGGAAGAGTCCGGCAACGCCATCCTGTCGGCCTTCTACTCGACATTGCGCGACCGCCAGATGCGGATGATCGGGGAATCGGCGCTGCGCGAACCCGATCGGGTCGCCACGATCATGGCTGAGCACGGGGACATCGCGGAAGCCTTGCGCGACGGCGACTTACCGCGCGCACTGCGGGCGGTGCAGACCCACCTGGCCAGCACGGTGCGGGCCATGGGCCTCTCGGCCCAACCGGACCCGTTCTGGGCCACTGGATTTGGCGCTCGTGCCGCAGACTGA
- a CDS encoding VWA domain-containing protein, which yields MKVPLLGPVSLTGFQNAWFFLVLLIVLLVIGLYVVQQFARRRRVLRFANMEVLERVAPPRPSKWRHVPTILLAISLVLLTTAMAGPTSDVRIPLNRAVVMLVIDVSESMASTDVPPNRLDAAKEAGKQFADQLTPAINLGLVEFAANATLLVPPTTNRSAVKAGIDSLKPMPKTATGEGIFTALQAIATVGSVMGGGDGPPPARIVLESDGAENVPLDPNAPQGAFTAARAAKAEGVQISTISFGTPYGTVDYEGATIPVPVDDQTLQKICEITDGQSFHADSLDSLKSVYSTLQRQIGYETVKGDASLAWMLLGAFVMAGAILAGLLLNRRLPA from the coding sequence ATGAAGGTGCCCCTGCTGGGACCGGTGTCGCTCACGGGCTTCCAGAACGCCTGGTTCTTCCTGGTCCTGCTGATCGTGCTGCTGGTGATCGGCCTCTACGTCGTGCAGCAGTTCGCCCGTCGTCGCCGGGTGCTGCGCTTCGCCAACATGGAGGTGCTGGAGCGGGTGGCGCCGCCGCGGCCCAGCAAGTGGCGGCACGTGCCGACCATCCTGCTGGCGATCTCGCTGGTGTTGCTGACCACCGCGATGGCCGGGCCGACGTCGGACGTCCGGATTCCGCTCAACCGTGCGGTCGTGATGCTGGTGATCGACGTGTCGGAGTCGATGGCCTCCACCGATGTGCCGCCCAACCGCCTGGACGCGGCCAAGGAGGCCGGCAAGCAGTTCGCCGACCAGCTGACCCCGGCGATCAACCTGGGGCTGGTGGAGTTCGCGGCCAACGCCACGCTGCTGGTGCCGCCGACGACCAACCGCAGCGCGGTGAAGGCGGGCATCGACAGCCTCAAGCCGATGCCCAAAACCGCGACGGGAGAGGGCATCTTCACCGCTCTGCAGGCGATCGCGACGGTGGGTTCGGTGATGGGCGGCGGCGACGGGCCGCCGCCGGCGCGGATCGTGCTGGAATCCGACGGCGCCGAGAACGTGCCGCTGGACCCCAACGCCCCGCAGGGCGCGTTCACCGCGGCCCGGGCCGCCAAGGCCGAGGGCGTGCAGATCTCGACGATCTCGTTCGGAACCCCGTACGGCACCGTTGACTACGAGGGCGCCACCATCCCGGTTCCGGTGGACGACCAGACCCTGCAGAAGATCTGCGAGATCACCGATGGCCAGTCGTTCCACGCCGACAGCCTGGACTCGCTGAAGAGCGTGTACTCGACGCTGCAGCGCCAGATCGGCTATGAGACCGTGAAGGGCGACGCGAGCCTGGCCTGGATGCTGCTCGGCGCCTTCGTCATGGCCGGCGCCATCTTGGCCGGCCTGCTGCTGAACCGCAGGCTGCCCGCCTGA
- a CDS encoding VWA domain-containing protein, giving the protein MSLPGIGPLPLYGFQRPVLLLFGLVPLALLAVYVLVQARRRRRLHRYTDTPVAQSPWRHLPIAVSLLCLALLTIALATPTHDMRIPRNRAVIMLVIDMSQSMRATDVEPNRLKAAEQAATQFAGQLTPGINLGLVGFAGTPYLLVPPTPQHQATIDALKKLDFADSTATGEAIFTALHAISATAVAGGDKPPPARIVLLSDGGENKPSNPSDPHDGVYTAARLAKDEGVPISTISFGTKGGEIEMDGQRVAVPVSTDQMKTVAKLSGGQSYTATTLGELEKSYNAIENEIGYRTVPGPGSAGWLRLGVLTALIATALALLINRRLPS; this is encoded by the coding sequence GTGTCGCTTCCCGGTATCGGCCCGCTACCTCTCTACGGGTTCCAGCGTCCGGTCCTGCTGCTGTTCGGCCTGGTGCCCCTGGCACTGCTGGCCGTCTACGTCCTGGTCCAGGCGCGGCGCCGCCGCCGGCTGCACCGCTACACCGACACCCCCGTCGCGCAGTCGCCGTGGCGGCACCTGCCCATCGCGGTGTCGCTGCTGTGCCTGGCGCTGTTGACCATCGCGCTGGCCACCCCCACCCACGACATGCGCATCCCGCGCAACCGCGCCGTCATCATGCTGGTGATCGACATGTCGCAGTCCATGCGGGCGACCGACGTCGAACCCAACCGGCTCAAGGCCGCCGAACAGGCCGCCACGCAGTTCGCGGGCCAGCTCACGCCCGGCATCAACCTCGGGCTGGTCGGGTTCGCCGGCACGCCCTATCTGCTGGTGCCGCCGACCCCGCAGCACCAGGCCACCATCGACGCGCTGAAGAAGCTGGACTTCGCCGACAGCACCGCCACCGGCGAGGCGATCTTCACCGCCCTGCACGCGATCAGCGCCACCGCGGTCGCCGGCGGCGACAAACCGCCACCCGCCCGCATCGTGCTGCTCTCCGACGGCGGCGAGAACAAGCCCTCCAATCCCAGCGATCCGCACGACGGCGTCTACACCGCGGCGCGGCTGGCCAAGGACGAGGGCGTGCCCATCTCGACCATCTCGTTCGGGACCAAGGGCGGCGAGATCGAGATGGACGGGCAGCGCGTCGCCGTCCCGGTCTCGACCGACCAGATGAAGACGGTCGCCAAGCTGTCCGGCGGGCAGTCCTACACCGCCACCACCCTCGGCGAGCTGGAAAAGAGCTACAACGCCATCGAGAACGAGATCGGCTACCGCACCGTGCCGGGGCCGGGCAGCGCCGGCTGGCTGCGCCTGGGCGTGCTGACCGCCCTGATCGCGACGGCGCTGGCGCTGCTGATCAACCGGCGCCTGCCCAGCTGA
- the satS gene encoding protein export chaperone SatS → MVADLVPIRLSLSEGDRYTVWAPRWRDSGDEWEAFLGKDEDLFGFASVADLVAFVRSDDDNDLTDHPAWKELRAAHAHAFLPADDKQFDLVAVEELVAEKPTEESVAALAGTLSIVSSIGSVCELAAVSKFFNGNPSLGTVSGGIEHFTGKAGAKRWNAIAEVIGRSWDDVLAAIDGIVSTPEVDAKLSDKAADELAEEREDDEPEEDTGTEDAVAEEAPEETEDEDAAEDQDTGDEPARATGDTVVLGSDKDFWLQVGIDPIRIMTSSGTFYTLRCYLDDQPIFLGRNGRISVFTSERALARYLADEHDHDLSDLSTYDDIRTAATDGSLAIEITDDNIYVLSGLADDLADGPDAVDREQLELAVEVLRDIGDYSEDPAVDKALDTGKPLGKLVAAVLEPDSVTKPSPPYAAAVREWEKLEQFVDGRLRRE, encoded by the coding sequence ATGGTTGCTGACCTCGTCCCCATCCGCCTGAGCCTGTCCGAAGGTGACCGCTACACCGTGTGGGCACCCCGCTGGCGCGACTCCGGCGACGAGTGGGAGGCGTTCCTGGGCAAGGACGAGGACCTGTTCGGGTTCGCCAGCGTCGCCGACCTGGTCGCGTTCGTGCGTTCCGACGACGACAACGACCTGACCGACCACCCGGCGTGGAAGGAACTGCGCGCGGCGCACGCGCACGCGTTCCTCCCCGCCGACGACAAGCAGTTCGACCTGGTCGCCGTCGAGGAGCTGGTGGCGGAGAAGCCCACCGAGGAGTCGGTGGCGGCGCTGGCGGGCACGCTGTCGATCGTGTCGTCCATCGGATCGGTGTGCGAGCTGGCGGCCGTGTCGAAGTTCTTCAACGGCAACCCCAGCCTGGGCACCGTGTCCGGCGGAATCGAGCACTTCACCGGCAAGGCGGGCGCCAAGCGCTGGAATGCGATCGCCGAGGTGATCGGGCGCAGCTGGGACGACGTGCTCGCCGCGATCGACGGCATCGTCAGCACCCCCGAGGTCGACGCCAAGCTGTCCGACAAGGCCGCCGACGAGCTGGCCGAGGAGCGCGAGGACGACGAGCCGGAGGAGGACACCGGCACCGAGGACGCCGTCGCGGAAGAGGCCCCCGAGGAAACCGAGGACGAGGACGCCGCCGAAGACCAGGACACCGGCGACGAGCCCGCCCGCGCGACCGGCGACACCGTCGTGCTCGGCAGCGACAAGGACTTCTGGCTGCAGGTGGGCATCGATCCGATCCGGATCATGACGAGTTCTGGCACCTTTTACACGCTCCGCTGCTACCTGGACGACCAGCCGATCTTCCTGGGCCGCAACGGCCGCATCAGCGTCTTCACCTCCGAGCGCGCGCTGGCCCGCTACCTCGCCGACGAGCACGACCACGACCTGTCCGATCTGAGCACCTACGACGACATCCGCACCGCCGCGACCGACGGCTCGCTGGCGATCGAGATCACCGACGACAACATCTACGTGCTCAGCGGGCTGGCCGACGACCTGGCCGACGGACCCGACGCCGTGGATCGCGAGCAGCTGGAACTCGCCGTCGAGGTGCTCCGCGACATCGGCGACTACTCCGAGGATCCCGCCGTCGACAAGGCGCTCGACACGGGCAAGCCGCTGGGCAAGCTGGTGGCCGCCGTGCTCGAGCCCGACTCGGTCACCAAGCCGTCGCCGCCGTACGCCGCGGCGGTGCGGGAGTGGGAGAAACTCGAGCAGTTCGTCGACGGACGACTGCGCCGCGAGTAA